The following proteins come from a genomic window of Pannonibacter sp. XCT-53:
- a CDS encoding lysophospholipid acyltransferase family protein, producing MRALRGALALAALTVASLAMIPVQWLALRYGWPVRTRLPLVWHRIATRLVGIRIHQRGHAAVARPLLITANHASWVDITVLGAVMPLSFIAKSEVEGWPVFGLLARLQRTVFVNRTRRSETGDVADRIAERIGVGDVMVLFAEGTSNDGNGVLPFRSALLGAATRALAGGRPVHVQPLSIAYTHLQGLPMDRRTRPHVAWYGDMELPGHLWAIVREGALDVTLTWGEPVVVDAGTDRKELTLRLQREVALMTASALLGRPVNPEPVAAEAPAAAADRQAGAMDAAT from the coding sequence ATGAGGGCGCTTAGGGGAGCCCTGGCGCTCGCGGCCCTGACGGTCGCCTCCCTTGCCATGATCCCGGTGCAGTGGCTGGCGTTGCGCTATGGCTGGCCGGTCAGGACGCGGCTGCCCCTCGTCTGGCATCGCATCGCCACCCGGCTGGTGGGCATTCGCATTCACCAGCGGGGCCACGCGGCCGTCGCCCGCCCGCTCCTCATCACCGCAAACCACGCCTCCTGGGTCGACATCACGGTCCTCGGTGCGGTGATGCCGCTCTCCTTCATTGCCAAGTCCGAGGTCGAGGGCTGGCCCGTGTTCGGCCTCCTCGCCAGGCTGCAGCGCACCGTCTTCGTCAACCGCACCCGCCGCAGCGAGACCGGCGACGTGGCCGACCGGATTGCAGAGCGGATCGGCGTTGGCGACGTGATGGTTCTCTTTGCCGAGGGGACCTCGAATGACGGCAACGGCGTGCTGCCGTTTCGCTCCGCCCTGCTCGGGGCCGCGACCAGGGCGCTGGCTGGCGGGCGCCCCGTGCATGTACAGCCGCTGTCCATCGCCTACACCCATCTGCAGGGGCTGCCGATGGACCGGCGGACGCGACCGCATGTGGCGTGGTACGGGGACATGGAACTGCCCGGACACCTCTGGGCAATCGTCCGCGAAGGGGCGCTTGACGTGACCCTGACCTGGGGCGAGCCGGTTGTCGTGGACGCCGGAACCGACCGGAAGGAGCTGACGTTGCGCCTGCAGCGCGAGGTCGCCCTGATGACCGCCTCCGCCCTGCTGGGACGGCCGGTCAATCCGGAGCCCGTCGCGGCCGAGGCGCCTGCCGCAGCGGCGGACAGGCAGGCCGGCGCGATGGACGCGGCGACATGA
- the rimI gene encoding ribosomal protein S18-alanine N-acetyltransferase, with product MSFWWFWSTPPVIEAALDDDLPALAEIHAQSFAHRWDADELARLRDQDGAMLLLARRASPYGTRRPLGFLLLRQVADEAEVLTLAVDPRHRGRGIGKRLMQDGMFRLYGDRCKSLFLEVDAANEAALLLYRSLGFRKVGERKGYYRDSTGGGTALVMRVDLG from the coding sequence ATGAGTTTCTGGTGGTTCTGGTCGACGCCGCCCGTCATCGAAGCCGCACTGGACGATGACCTGCCGGCCCTTGCCGAGATCCATGCGCAGTCCTTTGCCCATCGCTGGGACGCCGACGAGCTGGCGCGGCTGCGTGACCAGGACGGGGCCATGCTGCTGCTGGCCCGGCGCGCCAGCCCCTATGGCACGCGGCGGCCGCTGGGCTTCCTGCTGTTGCGCCAGGTGGCGGACGAAGCAGAGGTGCTGACGCTTGCGGTCGATCCGCGCCATCGCGGTCGCGGCATCGGCAAGCGGTTGATGCAGGACGGCATGTTCCGGCTTTACGGCGATCGCTGCAAGAGCCTGTTCCTCGAGGTCGATGCGGCCAACGAGGCGGCCTTGCTGCTCTACCGGTCCCTCGGCTTCCGCAAGGTGGGCGAACGCAAGGGATATTACCGTGACAGCACCGGTGGCGGCACCGCGCTTGTCATGCGGGTCGATCTTGGCTAA
- the tsaB gene encoding tRNA (adenosine(37)-N6)-threonylcarbamoyltransferase complex dimerization subunit type 1 TsaB has translation MNRLLAIDTAQTTCAAAVLVRSDGDSMLYRRSAVIGRGHAEVLLGMIGDVMAEAGCAFSDLSRIAVTNGPGSFTGLRVGLSVARGFALVMNTPVAGISTLDAIAREQRKPAGGHPLLVALTAREDEVYAALYGADGQVLEAPHVARLADLAAGLPDACRLAGSAAPALASAAGLPGDVVLTASAEADIGTIAWLGTEAPADAPQPVPLYLRPADAKPQTRGRIERI, from the coding sequence ATGAACAGACTGCTTGCGATCGATACGGCCCAGACAACCTGCGCGGCGGCGGTTCTCGTCCGCTCGGACGGGGACAGCATGCTCTACCGCCGGTCGGCGGTGATCGGCCGCGGTCATGCCGAGGTTTTGCTCGGGATGATCGGCGATGTCATGGCGGAGGCCGGCTGCGCCTTTTCCGACCTGTCCCGCATTGCCGTCACCAACGGACCGGGCAGTTTCACCGGCCTTCGCGTCGGCCTGTCGGTGGCGCGCGGCTTCGCCCTGGTGATGAACACGCCCGTTGCGGGCATCTCCACCCTCGACGCCATCGCCCGCGAGCAGCGCAAGCCGGCCGGCGGGCATCCGTTGCTGGTGGCCTTGACCGCGCGGGAGGATGAGGTCTATGCCGCACTCTATGGTGCGGACGGGCAGGTGCTCGAGGCGCCGCATGTGGCGCGGCTGGCGGATCTCGCGGCCGGCCTGCCGGACGCCTGCCGTCTTGCCGGATCTGCGGCACCGGCGCTGGCGAGTGCGGCCGGACTGCCGGGTGATGTCGTCCTGACCGCGTCGGCGGAAGCCGACATCGGCACGATTGCCTGGCTGGGCACGGAGGCTCCGGCGGACGCGCCCCAGCCCGTTCCGCTCTATCTGCGGCCGGCCGATGCCAAGCCGCAGACGCGTGGAAGGATTGAACGGATATGA
- a CDS encoding Fur family transcriptional regulator produces the protein MADDRQSTLAELCAAKGMRMTDQRRIIASVIEEASDHPDVEELYRRASALDARISISTVYRTVKLFEDAGIIERHDFRDGRSRYETVPDEHHDHLIDLRSGKVIEFRSEDIEALQELIAARLGYRLVDHRLELYCVPLDRDAEEPADEGA, from the coding sequence ATGGCGGATGACCGGCAGTCCACACTGGCGGAGCTGTGCGCGGCCAAGGGCATGCGCATGACCGACCAGCGCCGCATCATCGCCTCGGTGATCGAGGAGGCGAGCGATCATCCCGATGTGGAGGAGCTGTACCGCCGCGCGTCCGCGCTGGATGCCCGTATCTCGATCTCGACCGTCTACCGCACCGTGAAGCTGTTCGAGGACGCGGGGATCATCGAACGGCACGACTTCCGCGATGGCCGTTCCCGCTATGAAACGGTCCCTGACGAGCACCATGATCACCTCATCGACCTGCGCAGCGGCAAGGTGATCGAGTTTCGCTCCGAAGACATCGAGGCCCTGCAGGAGCTGATTGCCGCGCGGCTCGGCTACCGGCTGGTCGATCACAGGCTTGAGCTCTATTGCGTGCCGCTTGACCGTGACGCCGAGGAGCCTGCCGATGAGGGCGCTTAG
- the hslU gene encoding ATP-dependent protease ATPase subunit HslU: MTNFSPREIVSELDRYIVGQKDAKRAVAIALRNRWRRQQLQSPMREEVLPKNILMIGPTGVGKTEIARRLARLANAPFVKVEATKFTEVGYVGRDVEQIVRDLVEAGITLVRDLRRQEVKAKAHVLAEERVLDALVGGTASPATRESFRKKLRDGELDDREIEIQVRANAQMPSFDVPGMPGASVGVLNVSELLGKAFGGQTKSRRVSVKESYEILITEESDKLLDEEKVVREAVSIVENSGIVFIDEIDKICARDGRVGGDVSREGVQRDLLPLIEGTVVSTKHGPVKTDHILFIASGAFHVAKPSDLLPELQGRLPIRVELKALTKDDFRAILTEPEASLIKQYVALLKTEEVDLTFTEDAIDEIASIAVELNASVENIGARRLQTVMERILDEVSYSAPDQPGRVVTIDAGHVRTNVGELARNVDLSRFIL; this comes from the coding sequence ATGACCAATTTTTCACCCCGGGAGATCGTTTCCGAACTCGACCGCTACATCGTCGGGCAGAAGGACGCCAAGCGCGCGGTGGCCATCGCCCTGCGCAACCGCTGGCGCCGCCAGCAGCTGCAAAGCCCGATGCGCGAGGAAGTCCTGCCGAAGAACATCCTCATGATCGGGCCCACGGGCGTCGGCAAGACCGAGATTGCCCGCCGCCTCGCCCGTCTGGCCAACGCGCCGTTCGTGAAGGTGGAAGCCACCAAGTTCACCGAGGTTGGCTATGTCGGCCGCGATGTCGAGCAGATCGTCCGTGATCTGGTCGAGGCGGGCATCACGCTGGTGCGCGACCTGCGCCGCCAGGAGGTCAAGGCCAAGGCCCATGTGCTGGCGGAAGAGCGCGTCCTCGACGCGCTGGTCGGCGGAACGGCAAGCCCTGCCACCCGCGAGAGCTTCCGCAAGAAGCTCCGGGACGGCGAGCTGGATGACCGGGAGATCGAGATCCAGGTCCGCGCCAATGCCCAGATGCCGAGCTTTGATGTTCCGGGCATGCCGGGGGCCAGCGTCGGCGTGCTGAATGTCTCCGAGCTGCTCGGCAAGGCCTTCGGCGGCCAGACGAAGAGCCGCCGGGTCAGCGTCAAGGAGTCCTACGAGATCCTCATCACCGAGGAGTCCGACAAGCTGCTGGACGAGGAGAAGGTGGTCCGCGAGGCGGTCTCGATCGTCGAGAACTCGGGCATCGTCTTCATCGACGAGATCGACAAGATCTGCGCCCGTGACGGCCGCGTGGGCGGTGACGTGTCCCGCGAAGGCGTGCAGCGCGACCTGCTGCCGCTGATCGAGGGAACCGTCGTTTCCACCAAGCACGGCCCCGTCAAGACGGACCACATCCTGTTCATCGCCTCGGGGGCCTTCCACGTGGCCAAGCCGTCCGACCTCCTGCCAGAGCTGCAGGGTCGCCTGCCGATCCGCGTCGAGCTGAAGGCGCTGACCAAGGACGATTTCCGCGCCATCCTGACCGAGCCGGAAGCCAGCCTGATCAAGCAGTATGTCGCCCTGCTGAAGACGGAAGAGGTGGACCTGACCTTCACCGAGGATGCCATCGACGAGATCGCCTCCATCGCGGTGGAGCTGAACGCAAGCGTCGAGAACATCGGCGCCCGGCGCCTTCAGACGGTCATGGAGCGGATCCTGGACGAGGTGAGCTACTCGGCACCGGACCAGCCGGGGCGGGTGGTGACCATCGATGCGGGGCATGTCCGGACCAATGTCGGCGAGCTGGCCCGCAACGTCGATCTCTCGCGCTTCATCCTGTGA
- a CDS encoding universal stress protein, which translates to MVAIRKSFEEGHRRKFLVVVDDTPECDRAIVYAAKRAARTGGVVVLLFVIAPGDFQHWLGVEDIMRAEAQELAETTLAKASDRVRSVARTEPETVIREGNKSDEIVRLIESDDDIAVLVLAAGLSSEGPGPLVTQIAGKAAGHFPIPVTIVPGNLDDDAIAALA; encoded by the coding sequence ATGGTAGCCATCCGCAAAAGCTTCGAGGAAGGGCACCGCCGCAAGTTCCTGGTTGTCGTGGACGATACCCCGGAATGCGACCGTGCCATCGTTTACGCCGCCAAGCGCGCCGCCCGGACGGGCGGCGTCGTGGTGCTTCTGTTCGTCATTGCCCCGGGCGATTTCCAGCATTGGCTGGGGGTCGAGGACATCATGCGGGCCGAGGCCCAGGAGCTGGCCGAGACCACGCTCGCCAAGGCCTCCGACCGGGTCCGCTCGGTCGCCCGGACCGAGCCGGAAACCGTGATCCGCGAGGGCAACAAGTCGGACGAGATCGTCCGGCTGATCGAGTCCGATGATGACATTGCGGTCCTGGTGCTGGCCGCGGGGCTGAGTTCCGAAGGCCCCGGCCCGCTGGTCACCCAGATTGCCGGGAAGGCGGCCGGGCATTTCCCGATCCCGGTGACCATCGTTCCGGGCAATCTGGACGATGACGCCATCGCGGCTCTGGCCTGA
- a CDS encoding GGDEF domain-containing response regulator, with amino-acid sequence MQTILLVEDATFFEKAALKKLADIGDYDVVIARDFAEAKRILETARHMPDLALVDLTLPDAPDGEIVDLCMAHKLATVVFTSRFEPRIRNAIRQKGVLDYVVKDSPSSLDYLGELVQRLGRNASIGVLVIDDASVERSVISDTISRHRYKVYQARSSNDGMEMLANNPDIRLVLVDYFMPDEDGFAFLKAVRRKHGREQLAVLGMSSSEDTENRIRFLKYGANDFIHKSCPPEELLLRISQNLDVIDRFATLSDRSLRDTLTGLYNRRYLYGDGVRRCQEADAANQPTWLALIDVDEFKTINDSRGHGAGDEALLLLASELNRLTVENGFAIRIGGDEFCAVVGSPTEAEAHALIEGFRKQLENRDVIRDGHCFRITVSIGLARVHKGDISEALRVADTYLYAAKSAGRNRLVAS; translated from the coding sequence ATGCAGACGATCCTATTGGTCGAGGACGCCACCTTCTTCGAGAAGGCCGCCCTCAAGAAACTGGCCGATATCGGCGACTATGACGTCGTCATCGCCCGGGATTTCGCCGAGGCGAAGCGGATCCTGGAAACCGCCAGGCACATGCCTGACCTTGCCCTTGTCGACCTGACGCTGCCCGATGCGCCGGACGGCGAGATCGTCGATCTCTGCATGGCGCACAAGCTGGCGACGGTGGTCTTCACCAGCCGCTTCGAGCCGCGCATCCGCAACGCCATCCGTCAGAAGGGCGTGCTCGACTATGTGGTCAAGGACAGCCCCTCGAGCCTCGACTATCTCGGCGAACTCGTGCAGCGCCTGGGGCGCAACGCGTCGATCGGCGTGCTGGTGATCGACGATGCCTCGGTCGAGCGCAGCGTCATTTCCGACACCATCTCCCGGCACCGCTACAAGGTCTACCAGGCCCGCTCCTCGAACGACGGCATGGAGATGCTGGCGAACAATCCGGACATCCGGCTGGTGCTCGTGGACTATTTCATGCCCGACGAGGACGGCTTCGCCTTCCTCAAGGCCGTCCGGCGCAAGCATGGGCGCGAACAGCTTGCCGTGCTCGGCATGTCCAGCTCGGAGGATACGGAGAACCGCATCCGCTTCCTGAAGTACGGCGCCAACGATTTCATTCACAAGAGCTGCCCGCCCGAGGAGCTGCTGCTGCGCATCTCGCAGAACCTCGATGTCATCGACCGGTTCGCCACCCTCAGCGACCGCAGCCTGCGCGACACGCTGACCGGGCTCTACAATCGCCGCTACCTTTACGGCGATGGCGTGCGGCGCTGCCAGGAGGCCGATGCTGCCAACCAGCCGACCTGGCTGGCGCTGATCGACGTGGATGAATTCAAGACGATCAACGACAGCCGCGGACACGGGGCCGGCGACGAGGCGCTGCTGCTGCTGGCAAGCGAGCTGAACCGGCTGACCGTGGAGAACGGCTTTGCGATCCGGATCGGTGGCGACGAGTTCTGTGCGGTGGTCGGCAGCCCGACGGAGGCTGAAGCCCATGCGCTGATCGAGGGCTTCCGCAAGCAGCTCGAGAACCGTGACGTGATCCGCGACGGTCACTGCTTCCGCATCACGGTCAGCATCGGGCTGGCGCGGGTGCACAAGGGCGACATCTCGGAAGCCCTGCGCGTTGCCGACACGTACCTCTATGCCGCCAAGAGCGCGGGCCGGAACCGGCTGGTCGCCTCCTGA
- a CDS encoding LysM peptidoglycan-binding domain-containing protein — translation MSRKSVIWSLVAAAIVGVVALLTGYLDFGNRGTPAPVAETPKQPETAQTAPAPAAAPAAAPAETAAPAAPAEPATAAAPAPASAPAAATAETAATAPDVPSFDVVGIQPDGATVVAGRSEPGAIVALLGNGQVLGKGVANTDGEWSIILEAPLAPGDYDMQLQSELNGKATDSSQRLSVSIPDGGKDKPLIVLNEPGAPSNVLQAPAPAAEPAPAQVAAAPAPAAPAQAQAPAPAAAAASTETQAQTAAAPAAPATAEAPAAAPAPAASAAAQPAAPETTPAPAAAAATPPAAAAATPAPTEAPAAVAAAPAAAPAAAPAPAAAAAPADAAEATGPVTVEAVESEAGKIYVAGTSATGALLRIYVADAHVGDADANEGGRWLHESQTEVPVGAIEVRVDQISRKTGEVLARAAVTFQKAVEQEIVLSKVEAPAGRGTAAASQSGTDARPMPNVIIRKGDNLWNISRRLYGSGYRYTTIYQANRDQIRDPDLIYPGQVFLTPDVEAAPSAAPVAQ, via the coding sequence ATGTCGCGAAAGAGCGTGATCTGGAGCCTGGTGGCTGCCGCCATCGTCGGCGTTGTAGCTCTCCTGACGGGATACCTCGACTTCGGCAACAGGGGTACGCCGGCGCCGGTGGCCGAGACGCCGAAGCAACCGGAAACAGCACAGACCGCGCCGGCTCCGGCTGCGGCTCCTGCTGCGGCTCCGGCCGAAACGGCCGCGCCGGCAGCCCCGGCCGAGCCCGCCACCGCCGCTGCTCCGGCACCCGCGTCGGCCCCTGCCGCGGCAACCGCCGAGACGGCAGCAACGGCGCCTGACGTGCCGTCCTTCGACGTGGTGGGCATCCAGCCCGACGGCGCCACCGTTGTCGCCGGCCGCTCCGAGCCCGGTGCCATCGTGGCCCTGCTTGGCAACGGCCAGGTGCTCGGCAAGGGCGTCGCCAACACCGACGGCGAATGGTCGATCATTCTCGAAGCCCCGCTTGCCCCGGGCGACTACGACATGCAGCTCCAGTCCGAGCTGAACGGCAAGGCGACCGACTCGTCGCAGCGTCTGTCCGTGTCCATCCCGGACGGCGGCAAGGACAAGCCGCTCATCGTCCTGAACGAACCGGGCGCGCCCTCCAACGTGCTTCAGGCTCCGGCTCCGGCCGCCGAGCCCGCCCCAGCCCAGGTCGCAGCTGCGCCTGCGCCGGCTGCTCCCGCCCAGGCTCAGGCTCCGGCTCCGGCTGCGGCTGCGGCATCGACCGAGACCCAGGCCCAGACTGCCGCCGCCCCGGCTGCGCCGGCAACCGCAGAGGCTCCTGCTGCCGCGCCCGCACCGGCGGCCTCCGCTGCCGCCCAGCCGGCCGCACCCGAGACCACGCCTGCTCCGGCAGCCGCAGCGGCGACACCCCCTGCCGCAGCAGCAGCCACCCCGGCCCCGACCGAGGCGCCTGCCGCCGTTGCGGCTGCCCCCGCTGCAGCGCCTGCGGCCGCTCCTGCGCCGGCCGCTGCTGCTGCCCCGGCGGACGCTGCCGAGGCGACCGGCCCGGTCACCGTCGAGGCGGTGGAATCCGAAGCCGGCAAGATCTATGTCGCCGGCACCAGCGCGACCGGCGCGCTGCTTCGGATCTATGTCGCCGACGCGCATGTGGGTGACGCGGATGCGAACGAAGGCGGGCGCTGGCTGCATGAAAGCCAGACCGAAGTCCCGGTCGGAGCGATCGAGGTCCGTGTCGACCAGATTTCGCGCAAGACCGGCGAAGTTCTTGCCCGCGCTGCGGTGACCTTCCAGAAGGCCGTGGAGCAGGAAATCGTCCTGTCGAAGGTGGAGGCTCCGGCCGGTCGCGGGACCGCCGCTGCGTCGCAGTCCGGGACGGACGCGCGTCCGATGCCGAACGTGATCATCCGCAAGGGCGACAACCTCTGGAACATTTCCCGCCGCCTCTACGGCTCTGGCTATCGCTACACCACCATCTATCAGGCGAACCGCGACCAGATCCGCGATCCGGACCTGATCTATCCCGGTCAGGTGTTCCTGACGCCGGATGTGGAGGCAGCGCCGTCGGCCGCCCCCGTGGCGCAGTGA
- a CDS encoding NifU family protein — protein sequence MFIQTEATPNPATLKFLPGRVVLPEGTRDFRSAEDAAVSPLAQKLFDVPGVVAIFFGHDFITVTKDDTDWQHMKPAILGAIMEQFMSGQPVILGSAAGGDAEDGDEFFEAGDAETVTVIKDLIETRVRPAVAQDGGDITFKGFKEGVVYLSMRGACSGCPSSTATLKHGIQNLLRHFVPEVEEVRAI from the coding sequence ATGTTCATTCAGACCGAGGCGACGCCGAATCCGGCGACCCTGAAGTTCCTGCCCGGACGCGTCGTGCTGCCGGAAGGCACCCGCGACTTCCGGTCCGCCGAGGACGCGGCCGTGTCGCCCCTGGCGCAGAAGCTGTTCGACGTGCCGGGCGTCGTTGCCATCTTCTTCGGCCACGACTTCATCACCGTCACCAAGGACGACACCGACTGGCAGCACATGAAGCCGGCCATCCTCGGCGCCATCATGGAGCAGTTCATGTCGGGGCAGCCCGTCATCCTCGGCTCTGCCGCCGGCGGCGATGCGGAGGACGGTGACGAGTTCTTCGAGGCTGGCGACGCCGAAACCGTCACGGTCATCAAGGACCTGATCGAGACCCGCGTCCGTCCGGCCGTGGCCCAGGACGGCGGCGACATCACCTTCAAGGGCTTCAAGGAAGGCGTTGTCTACCTGTCGATGCGCGGGGCCTGCTCCGGCTGCCCGTCGTCGACTGCCACGCTCAAGCACGGCATCCAGAACCTGCTGCGGCATTTCGTGCCCGAGGTCGAGGAAGTTCGCGCCATCTGA
- the hslV gene encoding ATP-dependent protease subunit HslV, translated as MNSDHGMGTWHGTTILMVRKGGRVVIAGDGQVSLGPTVIKNTARKVRPLAKGAVIGGFAGATADAFTLFERLEAKLEQYPGQLMRACVELAKDWRTDRYLRRLEAMMLVADRDVSLVLTGTGDVLEPEGGVMGIGSGGNFALAAARALVDTDLDAEAIARKAMGIAADICVYTNGNLTIESLDSSR; from the coding sequence ATGAATTCAGACCACGGAATGGGCACCTGGCACGGCACCACAATCCTGATGGTGCGCAAGGGGGGACGCGTCGTCATTGCCGGCGACGGGCAGGTCTCGCTCGGGCCGACGGTGATCAAGAACACCGCCCGCAAGGTTCGCCCGCTGGCCAAGGGGGCCGTGATCGGCGGCTTCGCGGGCGCAACGGCGGATGCCTTCACCCTGTTCGAGCGGCTGGAAGCCAAGCTGGAACAGTATCCCGGCCAACTGATGCGGGCCTGCGTCGAGCTGGCCAAGGACTGGCGCACCGACCGGTACCTGCGGCGTCTCGAGGCGATGATGCTGGTCGCTGACAGGGATGTCTCGCTGGTCCTCACCGGCACCGGCGACGTGCTGGAGCCGGAAGGCGGGGTGATGGGCATCGGTTCGGGCGGCAACTTTGCCCTCGCGGCGGCCCGTGCCCTTGTCGACACCGATCTGGATGCCGAGGCCATCGCGCGCAAGGCGATGGGCATCGCCGCCGACATATGCGTCTACACGAACGGCAACCTGACCATCGAAAGCCTGGACAGCAGCCGCTGA
- a CDS encoding LOG family protein — MTILTSVCVYCGSSNGRDPRYLEAADQLGKAIAAAGLTCVYGGGSIGLMGTVARAALDAGGHVTGIIPQFLEQREVMLHAVSDLIVTENMHERKRLMFERSDAFVALPGGIGTLEEVVEMMTWAQLGQHRKPVLLANINGFWSPLLELLDHMRAEAFIRTETEVPYLVADRMEDILPLLQVAVGSHAPRPAGAPVTRL; from the coding sequence ATGACGATCCTGACCAGCGTTTGCGTTTATTGCGGATCCAGCAACGGCCGCGACCCCCGGTATCTTGAAGCCGCAGACCAGCTCGGCAAGGCCATCGCTGCAGCCGGACTGACCTGCGTCTACGGTGGCGGCTCGATCGGGCTGATGGGCACCGTCGCCAGGGCAGCCCTCGATGCCGGCGGCCACGTGACCGGCATCATTCCCCAGTTCCTCGAACAGCGGGAAGTGATGCTGCACGCCGTGTCGGATCTCATCGTCACCGAGAACATGCACGAGCGCAAGCGTCTCATGTTCGAGCGCTCCGATGCGTTCGTGGCGCTGCCGGGCGGCATCGGCACGCTGGAAGAGGTCGTCGAGATGATGACCTGGGCCCAGCTCGGCCAGCACCGCAAGCCGGTGCTTCTGGCCAACATCAACGGCTTCTGGTCACCGCTGCTCGAGCTGCTCGACCACATGCGGGCAGAGGCCTTCATCCGCACCGAGACCGAAGTCCCGTATCTCGTCGCGGACCGGATGGAAGACATCCTGCCGCTCTTGCAGGTCGCCGTGGGCAGCCACGCCCCCCGCCCGGCCGGAGCCCCTGTCACACGGCTCTGA
- the miaB gene encoding tRNA (N6-isopentenyl adenosine(37)-C2)-methylthiotransferase MiaB: MTDQTHPAHSSFSSSPAAGEGSDDAVVSRRADVDPSDAASKRVFVRTYGCQMNVYDSDRMAEVLGPQGYRTTDTMDDADLVILNTCHIREKAAEKVYSELGRIRKLKDERGPEGKPLMVGVAGCVAQAEGREIARRAPVVDMVFGPQSYHRLPDLIARAARGESVVETEFEIDEKFDALSRQAERPTVRRAPSAFLTVQEGCDKFCTFCVVPYTRGAEVSRPLAQILREAEQLAAGGVREITLLGQNVNAWHGEGADGRPWGLGRLLRRLAEIPGLDRLRYTTSHPRDMDDDLIAAHADLRELMPYLHLPVQSGSDRILAAMNRKHTRDDYFRLIERIREAAPGLALSGDFIVGFPGETDADFADTLDLVRRVEYAACFSFKYSQRPGTPGATMADQVPEEVKTARLIELQALLTEQQQAFNRSRIGMRMEVLFEKIGRMPGQITGKSPWLQPVQVEAPQDMIGSIQTVEIVGLGSNSLFGRLVAGHNDRAAASGAVSKEDAI; the protein is encoded by the coding sequence ATGACTGACCAGACGCATCCGGCGCATAGCAGTTTTTCTTCTTCCCCCGCCGCCGGCGAGGGCTCCGACGACGCGGTTGTCAGCCGCCGCGCAGACGTCGATCCGTCCGACGCCGCATCGAAACGCGTGTTCGTGCGCACCTACGGGTGCCAGATGAATGTCTATGACAGTGACCGGATGGCCGAAGTCCTCGGGCCGCAGGGCTACCGCACGACCGACACGATGGACGACGCCGATCTTGTCATCCTGAACACCTGCCACATCCGCGAGAAGGCGGCCGAGAAGGTCTATTCGGAGCTGGGCCGCATCCGCAAGCTCAAGGACGAGCGCGGTCCGGAGGGCAAGCCGCTGATGGTGGGCGTCGCCGGTTGCGTGGCGCAGGCCGAGGGCCGGGAAATCGCGCGGCGCGCCCCGGTCGTCGACATGGTCTTCGGGCCGCAGAGCTATCACCGGCTGCCGGATCTGATTGCCCGTGCCGCCCGCGGGGAGAGCGTCGTCGAGACCGAGTTCGAGATCGACGAGAAGTTCGATGCGCTGTCGCGGCAGGCCGAACGGCCAACCGTCCGCCGCGCGCCGTCGGCCTTCCTGACGGTGCAGGAAGGGTGCGACAAGTTCTGCACCTTCTGTGTCGTTCCCTACACCCGCGGGGCGGAGGTGTCGCGGCCGCTGGCCCAGATCCTGAGAGAGGCCGAACAGCTTGCCGCAGGCGGCGTGCGGGAGATCACCCTGCTCGGCCAGAACGTCAACGCCTGGCATGGCGAGGGCGCCGACGGCCGCCCCTGGGGGCTGGGGCGCCTTCTGCGCCGCCTCGCCGAAATCCCCGGCCTGGATCGCCTGCGGTACACGACCAGCCATCCGCGCGACATGGACGATGACCTGATCGCCGCCCACGCCGACCTGCGCGAGCTGATGCCCTACCTGCATCTGCCGGTGCAGTCGGGGTCTGACCGGATCCTAGCGGCCATGAACCGCAAGCACACCCGCGACGACTACTTCCGCCTGATCGAGCGCATCCGCGAGGCCGCGCCCGGCCTGGCGCTTTCGGGCGATTTCATCGTCGGCTTCCCGGGCGAGACGGATGCGGATTTCGCCGATACGCTCGATCTGGTCCGCCGCGTCGAATACGCCGCCTGCTTCTCCTTCAAGTACAGCCAGCGGCCGGGGACGCCGGGCGCGACCATGGCCGACCAGGTGCCGGAAGAGGTGAAGACTGCCCGGCTGATCGAGCTGCAGGCCCTGCTGACCGAGCAGCAGCAGGCCTTCAACCGCTCCCGCATCGGCATGCGCATGGAGGTTCTGTTCGAGAAGATCGGCCGCATGCCCGGCCAGATCACCGGCAAGTCGCCCTGGTTGCAGCCCGTCCAGGTGGAAGCGCCGCAGGACATGATCGGCAGCATCCAAACCGTGGAAATAGTCGGGCTCGGTTCCAATTCGCTGTTCGGACGCCTCGTTGCGGGGCACAATGACCGGGCAGCCGCATCCGGGGCTGTCAGCAAGGAGGACGCCATTTGA